The DNA region GGACGGACTGGACCCCTCCGCCGACCTGTCCGCCCCGGTGGCGGAGGGCGAGGTGGGGCCCCTCACCCCGCAGCTGCAGGTGATGCTCTCGCTGGCAGCCGTCGGACAGGAGCGGCTCGACGCGTGGAAGCAGGACGTCGACCTGGGTGACCACGTCTCGGTGACCGGCCGGGTGGTCCGATCCAAGCGCGGCGAACTGTCGGTCATGGCGGACTCCTGGGTGTTGGCGGCCAAGTCGCTGCGCCCGCTGCCGGTGGCGCACAAGGAACTGAGCGAGGACACCCGCGTCCGCCAGCGCTACACCGACCTCATCATGCGGGACGCCGCCCGCCGGAACGCCGTCACCCGCATCAAGGTGGTCCGCGCCCTGCGCCATGCTCTGGAGGCCCGCGGGTTCCTCGAGGTGGAGACCCCGATGCTGCAGACGCTGCACGGCGGCGCCGCGGCCCGGCCGTTCATCACCCATTCCAATGCGCTCGATCTGGATCTGTACCTGCGCATCGCCCCCGAGCTGTACCTCAAGCGTTGCGTGGTGGGCGGTATCGAGCAGGTCTTCGAGATCAACCGGAACTTCCGCAACGAGGGCGTGGACTCCTCCCACAGTCCCGAGTTCGCGATGCTCGAGACGTACCAGGCCTACGGGGACTACGACACCTCGGCCACGATGATCCGCGAGGTCATCCAGGAGGTCGCGATCGCGGTGTTCGGCTCCACCACGGTCACGCTCGCCGACGGCAGCGAGTACGACCTCGGCGGGCAGTGGCGCGAGATGCGGATGTACCCGTCCCTCAACGAGGCGCTGCGCGCCAAGCACCCCGAACTGGTGACCGGCGACGACGGCGAGGACACCGTCACGGTCGACTCGACGGTCGACGAGCTCACCGAACTGGCCGGCAGGGTCGGACTCGAGGTCCCCACCGGCCAGGGGTGGCTGCACGGCAAACTCGTCGAGGAGCTGTGGGAGCACCTGTGCGGCGATCAGCTCGAGGGGCCGGTCTTCGTGCGGGACTTCCCCGTGGAGACCTCGCCCCTGACCCGCGATCACCGCACCGATCGCGGCGTCACGGAGAAGTGGGACCTCTACATCCGCGGTTTCGAGCTGGCGACCGGCTACTCGGAGCTTGTCGACCCCGTGATCCAGCGGCAGCGCTTCGAGGACCAGGCCCGGCTCGCCGCGGCGGGTGACGACGAGGCGATGGTGCTCGACGAGGATTTCCTCGCCGCGATGGAGCAGGGCATGCCGCCCACCACCGGGCTCGGGATGGGGATCGACCGACTGCTCATGGCGCTGACCGGCCTGGGGATCCGCGAGACCATCCTGTTCCCGATGGTCAAGCCGCTGCCGCGCGACTGACGGCCGCGGCCGGGTGGGGCTGCGGCCGGGTGGGGCTCGGGTCGCCGGTCAGGGTGCCCCCGCGCCGGCCTCCCGCCGGTCCCACGCGCTGGCGACCAGGTCGCGCAGCGCGCGGGCGTCGATCCGGTCGAGCCTGGTCACATAGAGGCAGCCCTTCCCGGTCTTGTGGGGGCCGAGTCCGGCGAGCAGTTCCTCCTCGCCGGGCCCGCCCAGGAGCCCGTAGAGGGACGTCGCCGACGACCTCGGGCTGAAGCCCACCACGAAGGTGTCGCCCTCGCGGCCGCTGTCGTAGACGTAGTGGCTGTGCCCGTATCCGATGATCGAACCCGCCCACATCGCGGCCGCCGCCCCGGTGACCTCGTCGAACATCGCGAGCAGTCGCAGGCCGTCGTCGACGCGCCGGCCGGCGGGCAGGCCCTCGATCCACTCGCGCGGCCCGGCCCCGGAGGGCAGGAACGCGGTGTTGTCGTTGCGGCCGGTGGCCGGGGGCCGGGACACGGGGTCCGAGAACGCGAGTCCGGCGGCGGTCAGCGCGCCGCGCAGTACCCCGAGCTGGGACGGCCCCACCCCGTGGAGCGCGAGCACCTCCTTCTCCGGGGTGCCGTCGAGCTGTCGCAGGTCCGTGATGCCGGCGGAGTCGAGCGCGCGCGTCGCCGGGGCCGAGAGCCGCGGCAGGGGGAGCGGGGAACCTGTCATGGCCACGACGCTAGACCCGTGGGAACGGCCCGACCAGGCTCGCGTGGAAATCGATCGAGGCCGGATCTGATCACGGCCGGATCTGTCAGAACGCGACGATCTCGTCACCGACCCGCAACTGCTCGAAGAAGTGCGCGGCGGCGTGGTGCCCCAGGTGGACGCACCCGTGCGACGGCTCGTCCAACCGGCCCTGGTGGAACGCCATGCCGCCCACGGTGAAATACGTCGAGTACGGCATCGGGGAGTCGAAGACCCGGCTGTGGTCGTGGCGCACGTGCCGCAGGATCCGGTGCGCGCCCCGGGCGGTCTCGTAACCCGGCTTACCGGTGGTGACGGGGACGGGGCCGTACGTGATGCGGCCGTCGTCGACCATCCAGGCGCGCTTGCCGTCGACGTCGACGCACGCCCGGGCGGTGGGCGGGCACCGTGGCGGTGCCGGCGTCCCGGGCGCGGCGGCGGCACCGGGGCCGTCGCCCAGCAGGGTCTCCCGGGTGAGCCGGTCCACCTCCCCGACCTCGACCGGGCCGCCGGCCAGCACGTCGCGGGCCACGAGGTCCACGTCCGTGAGGTGTTCGGACCGGCCCTGCTCGACCAGGATCCGGCGCGCGACGGAGCGCACCATCCGGTCGTCCACGATGACGGGCCGGGGTGGCTCGTCCGTCACCTCGGCGCCGGCGGTGGTGAGCGCATCCGACGTCGCGGCCCGGGTCGGCGCGGTGGTCGGCACGGTCGCGGACCCCGCCACTGCGGCGCCCAGCAGCGCGGCGGCGGAAAGACCCGCGAGCCTGGCCCGGCCGGGTGGGCGGGACCTCACTCGTCCCCGTGCGCCACGGGGGAGCGCAGGTCGGGGAAGGCGTACTCGGCCGCCCGCGCGGCCCACGCGGATCCGGCTGCCACCAGGAGGAACCCGAGTGCGGCCACGAAGGGCCCGTAGGTGACGGACGCGTCGGCGGGCAGGCCGGACAGGGTGGGGTCGTCGCTGCCGGTCGAGGACATCAGCGTCCACACGAACGCGAGGTGGGCCGCGAGGACCCCGAGGGCCACGACGGCGGCGGCGGCCGCGAACGCGCCCAGTCGGGTCATCGCCGCGACCCCCACCAGGAACAGGAGGACGACCAGCCCCAGGAACAGCACGGGGGCGACGCTGCGGACGTCGATGACCTCGGTGATGCCCAGGCCCGTGATCCGATTCCCGCCGCTGCTGAGCCAGGGCAGGTACAGGCTGACGAGCGCGAGCGCGAGGCCCACGACGGCGACGAGCGCGCCGAGTCGGTTGGTGACGTGGGGGATGACCTTGGTCCTGGACGGGGTCCGGGTCGGCAGAGGGGTGCGGTGCGGGGAGGGGGGCGTGTACGCGGTCACTGCGATCACCCTTTCGGCGACGAGCGCGTTGTGGTACAAGTCACACCCTAGTCCAGGGGGCTGCGCGGATCCACCGCTCACACCCCGCCCGACGTGCCCGCTCCCCCCGCCGGTGGGGGCGGCCGCGCGTCAGCGTCTCGGGTTGGTCCGGCGGGTCGGTTCGGCGGACATGGGGTCCTCCGGCCACGGGTGCCTGGGGTAGCGGCCCCGCATCTCCGCCCGGACCCCGGGATAGGCCTCCCGCCAGAAGAACGCCAGGTCCCGCGTCACCGCGAGCGGCCGGCCCGCCGGCGAGAGCAGGTGGACCGTCACCGGCACCCGGCCGTCGCAGATGCGCGGTGAGGTGGTCCAGCCGAAGCACTCCTGGAGCTTCACCGCGAGCACCGGCGGGTCCTCGGAGCCGGCCTCCGGGTAGTCGACGCGGTACGACGACGAGGAGGGCACCTGCACCCGGTCGGGCACCAGCTCGTCGAACCGACCGGCCGCCGGCCAGGGCAGCAGCCGCCGCAACGCCGGGCCGAGGTCCCGTCCCGCCAGGCGGGAGCCGTGCGCCAGAGCGTCGATCTCCGGCCCGAGCCAGTCGTCCAGTCGATCCGCGAGCCCGTCGGCGGACACGTCCGGCCACGGCGGGCCCAGCTCGCGGTGCGCGAACCCGAGGCGGCGCAGGAGCCGTGCGGCGTCGTCATCGGGTCCCAGGGCGGCGAGTCCGCCGGCCCGGACCGCCGTCGCCACGGCCTGCCCGGCGGCCTCGGGGGAGGGTCGGACCGGTGTCGAGGACAGCTCGATCGCCCCGAGCCGCCGGATGCGTCGCCCGGCGACGGAACCGCGATGGAAGACGGCGGTCTCGTCGTCGTCGAGCAGGTGTGACGCCGCCCGTTCCGCGCCCTCGCGGTCCACCGCCGCGCCGGCGCGGATCACCGCGCCCGCCTCTCCCGCCGCGCGTCCGGAGGCGCGCCCGACCTCGGCCACCGCGAGCCACTCGTGGCCCCCGAGCGCGGAGCCCGGTGGCAACACGGCACCGGTGCCGGACGCGAAGGTGTACTGGTCGCCCCGTCGACGCGCGACGCGGTCCGGGTGGGCGAGCGCCACGACCGTGCCGACGGCGTCCGCCAGCGCGATCCCCCCACCGTGCCCACCGTGCCCGCCGCTCCCGGTGGCCAGACCGGCCCGGCGGTCGCCCTTCGCGATCCGCTCGAGGCGGCGGACCTCCCGTTCCCACGCCGGGGAGTCCGGCGTGCGTCGCGCACGCAGCGCCCGCAGGTCGGCGACCAGGTCGCCACCGGGGGAACGTCGCCCGGACGCGAGCAGCGCGACCACCTCGGCGGCCACCGTCGCCCCGACCAGCCCGGCGCCGTCGAGCAGCGCGCGGGCGTGGCGCGGGTCGGCCGGGACCCGCGCGAGGTCGCGGCCGCGGTCGGTCACGCGGCCGGCGTGGTCGAGCGCACCCACACCGCGCAGCACCGCCTCGGCGCGGGTGATCTCTCCGGCCGGCGGCGGATCGGGCAGCGCGAGCCCCTCGCCGCGGGGAGCGCCCCAGCACGCGACGTCCAGCGCGAACGTGGTGAGGTCCGACGTCGCGATGGCCGGGGTGCGGTGGTCGGGCAGGTGCGCGTATTCCTGCTCCGTCAGGCAGCGCACGGCCACTCCCGGGCCGAGGCGGGCGGCCCGTCCCGCGCGCTGCACGCACGAGTCCCTCGACGCCGAGACCGTCACCAGGCCGGTCATGTCCCGCGCGGTGTCCCGTCGCGGTTCGCGGCTCAGGCACGCGTCCACGACCAGCCGGACGCCCGGCACCGTCAGCGAGGACTCCGCCAGGTCGGTCGACACCACGACCCGCGGCCGGGCGCCCCCGCCCGACCCGACCCGCCTCCCGGATCCGGACACCGCCCGGTCCTGGGCCGACGCGTCCAGGCCGCCGTGCAACGGCAGGACCTCGGCGGCCTCACCCAGCCGCGCCGACAGCGCACGCACGACCCGGTCGATCTCGCGTACACCCGGCAGGAACACCAGCGCGTCGACGCCACTCGCGGCGACCTCGTCCGCCGTCACCGAGGCCACGTGGTCGAGGAATCCGTCGGTGACCCCGCGGGCGTCCAGGCGGGCCGTCGGCGGCGGGGCGTACCGGATCTCCAGGGGGTGCAGTACGGCGGGGACGTCGACGACCGGCGCCGCACCGCCGACCGCCGCACTCCCGACCGCCGCACCCCCGACCGCCGCACCGCCGAGCAGTCGCGCGAAGCGACCGGCCTCGACCGTCGCGGACATCGCCACCACCGGCAGGTCGTCGCGCAGCTGCCGCACCTCACACAGCAGTGCGAAGGCCAGGTCGGACTCGACGTCGCGCTCGTGGACCTCGTCGAGCACCACGGCACCGACGCCGGGTAGATCGGGATCGGCGATCAACCGTCGCACCAGTACCCCCGGCGTCACGAACTCGACACGCGTGTTCCTGCCGACCCGCGAGTCACCGCGGACCGAGTACCCCACCGGGCCGCCGGGGTCGGTGCCCGTGAGCTCGCCCAGCCGCCGTGCGGCCGAGCGGGCGGCGACCCGACGGGGCTGGGTGACGATGACCCGCCCCGCCACCCCGTCGGCGACGGCGACCGCGGGCGGCACGAGGGTCGTCTTACCGGTGCCGGGCGGCGCCTGGACGACCGCCGAACCGGCGGTGGCGAGGGCGTCCCGCAGCGCGGGCAGCGCGTCGGCGAACGGGAGTCCGCGGCCGATCCGCTCGAGGTCGAAAGTGTTCACCCCGGCTCGGGCAGGTGACGGGCGCCCCGGGGCCCGGGCTCCTCGGCGTCCGGGTGGATGGTGTCCGAGATGGCATCGAGCCACAGCATGAGCCCGGCCATCGCGGCCGGACCGACCTCGGCGACGCCGACGGCGCGGCCCATCCTGAATCCGCTCCCGCGCACCGCACCTCCGCTGCTCAACCGTGTCCGGGCCATGCTAGTCGGGCCCGGTCCGGGGCGTTCGCTGTCGGCGTACACGTATCGGCAATCATTCCCCCACCTGCCGCGTTGCACATTCATGACGGACCTACTGCCACTCCTGTGGCTCCCGTCGTCAGACCGGGCCACTACAGTGGTGAAAACCCGAGGAATGTGAGGTAGCACGATGTTCGAACGGTTTACCGACCGCGCGCGTCGCGTCGTCGTCCTGGCCCAGGAAGAGGCCAGGATGCTCAACCACAATTACATCGGCACCGAGCACATCCTGCTGGGTCTCATCCATGAGGGCGAGGGAGTGGCCGCCAAGGCGCTCGAGTCCCTCGGGATCTCGCTGGAAGCGGTGCGGAGTCAGGTCGAGGAGATCATCGGCCAGGGCCAGCAGGCACCCAGCGGGCACATCCCGTTCACGCCGCGGGCCAAGAAGGTCCTGGAGCTGAGTCTGCGCGAGGCGCTGCAGCTCGGCCACAACTACATCGGTACCGAGCACATCCTGCTCGGCCTCATCCGTGAGGGCGAGGGCGTCGCCGCCCAGGTGCTGGTCAAGCTCGGAGCGGACCTCACGCGCGTGCGTCAGCAGGTCATCCAGCTGCTCTCCGGTTACCAGGGCAAGGAGGCCGAGGCCTCGGGTACGCCCGCGGGCACCGGTGGTCGCGAGGCCGGGACCCCGTCGTCGTCGACGGTCCTCGACCAGTTCGGCCGCAACCTCACCCAGGCCGCCATGGAGGGCAAGCTCGACCCGGTCGTCGGTCGCGCCAAGGAGGTGGAGCGCATCATGCAGGTGCTCTCCCGGCGCACCAAGAACAACCCGGTGCTCATCGGTGAGCCCGGCGTCGGCAAGACCGCCGTCGTCGAGGGCCTGGCGCAGGCCATCGTCAACAACGAGGTCCCCGAGACCCTCAAGGACAAGCAGCTCTACTCGCTGGACCTCGGCTCGCTCGTGGCCGGCTCCCGCTACCGCGGTGACTTCGAGGAACGCCTGAAGAAGGTCCTCAAGGAGATCAACCAGCGCGGCGACATCATCCTGTTCATCGACGAGATCCACACCCTGGTCGGTGCGGGTGCCGCCGAGGGTGCGATCGACGCCGCGTCGATCCTCAAGCCGAAGCTGGCCCGCGGTGAGCTGCAGACCATCGGCGCCACGACGCTCGAGGAGTACCGCAAGCACATCGAGAAGGACGCGGCGCTCGAGCGTCGTTTCCAGCCGGTGCAGGTCCCCGAGCCGAGCGTGGAACTGTCCATCGAGATCCTCAAGGGGCTCCGGGACCGCTACGAGGCGCACCACCGCGTCACCATCACGGATGCGGCCCTGGCCGCGGCGGCACAGCTGGCGGACCGGTACATCAACGACCGCTTCCTGCCGGACAAGGCCATCGACCTGATCGACGAGGCCGGTGCCCGCATGCGGATCAAGCGGATGACCGCTCCGCCGGACCTGCGTGAGTTCGACGAGAAGATCGCGGAGGCCCGTCGCGAGAAGGAGTCCGCGATCGACGCGCAGGACTTCGAGAAGGCCGCCGGTCTGCGGGACACGGAGAAGAAGCTCATCGCCGAGCGCGCCGAGCGCGAGAAGCAGTGGCGTGCGGGCGACATGGACGTGGCCGCAGTGGTCGACGAGGAGCAGATCGCCGAGATCCTGGGCAACTGGACCGGCATCCCCGTCTTCAAGCTCACCGAGGAGGAGACGACCCGTCTGCTCCGCATGGAGGACGAGCTGCACAAGCGGATCATCGGCCAGGAGGACGCCATCAAGGCGGTCTCGCGGGCGATCCGTCGTACGCGCGCGGGGCTCAAGGACCCCAAGCGCCCCTCGGGCTCGTTCATCTTCGCCGGCCCGTCCGGTGTCGGTAAGACCGAGCTGTCCAAGGCGCTCGCCAACTTCCTGTTCGGCGAGGACGATGCGCTCATCCAGATCGACATGGGCGAGTTCCACGACCGGTTCACCGCGTCGCGGCTCTTCGGCGCACCCCCCGGGTACGTCGGTTACGAGGAGGGTGGACAGCTCACGGAGAAGGTGCGGCGCAAGCCGTTCTCGGTGGTGCTGTTCGACGAGATCGAGAAGGCGCACTCCGAGATCTACAACACCCTTCTCCAGGTGCTCGAGGACGGTCGTCTCACCGACGGCCAGGGCCGCATGGTGGACTTCAAGAACACCGTGTTGATCTTCACCTCGAACCTCGGGACGAGGGACATCTCCAAGGCCGTCGGCATGGGATTCCAGTCCTCCGACAACACCGAGGACGCGTACGAGCGGATGAAGCAGAAGGTCAACGACGAGCTGAAGAAGCACTTCCGCCCGGAGTTCCTCAACCGCATCGACGAGATCGTGGTGTTCCACCAGCTCACGCAGGAGCAGATCGTCCAGATGGTCGACCTCATGGTCGGCCGCGTCGGCGTGGCGCTCAAGGCCAAGGACATGACCATCGAGGTCACCGACCGGGCCAAGCAGCTGCTGGCCAAGCGGGGCTTCGACCCGGTCCTGGGCGCGCGTCCGCTGCGTCGTACCATCCAGCGCGAGATCGAGGACACGCTCTCGGAGAAGATCCTCTTCGGAGAGGTCGCGGCCGGCGAGCTGGTCACGGTTGACGTCGAGGGCTGGGACGGCGAGTCCGACAAGACCGAGGACGCCAAGTTCACCTTCTCGGGTGCCCCGCGTCCCGACGCCCCCGCGGACCGCGAGGGCGAGGCGATCACGGCGAGCGTCGCTCCCACCGGCGAGGCCGGCCCGGGTGACTCGCTCCCGCCGAGCACCGGTGGCTTCGGCGGCGGTTCCACCGGCGGGCCCTCGGGCACCGGCGGCGGGGCGGCTCCCGCCACCACCTGATCCGGTGCCGGTCTGATCGGACCGGGACGTAGAGAACGGCCCCCGCCTCGGCGGGGGCCGTTCGTCGTGTACGTCGCGGGCGCGTCTCCGGCCCGCGACCACGTCAGGTGGCGCGGTCAGACAGTCCGCGGCGGGATCGTGCTGAGCCCGCCGTCGACGATGATCAGCGGATCAGTGGGATCCTCGTCGAACCACGCATCGAGCAGGCGGGCGATCACCAACACGTGGTCCCCGGCGGGGACGAGACGGTCGAGGGCCACCCGGAGTCGCGCCCGGCCACCGTGGAGCAGGGGCTCCCCGGTCTCCGCCCGGGTCCATACGGCCGTGTCGGCGAACCTCAGATGCGCGGGCCCGGCGAAACGCAGTGCCAGGTGCTCGTCCCCCTCGCCCAGGAGATGAACGACCGCGGTGCGCGCCTCGAGGACCGCGGCCAGGCTCGACGAGGAGATTCCGACGTTGAAGCTGATGAGCGCCGGCTGGGACGAGAGGCTCGAGGGTGACGACGCGGTGAAGCCGACCGGCCCCTCGGCGCCGTCGAGGGTGATGACGGTGACAGCCGCGGGGTGCATCCGCATCGCGCGGCGGTGGACCTCGGGGGCGACGGACGGCTGGTCGGTGGACGGCTGGGAGGTCGACAACGACTGGTGTTCGGTCATATCGAGGAGTCTGCGGCCCACCCGCCACGGGTGTCGAACCTTCCGTTCGCGATGATGCAAAACGCTCGTCGGGATCTCCCGGCCCGCGACCTCAGGAGGCGGTCGAGAGGCGGCGACTCGCCAGCGCGGCGGTGGGGTCGGCCGCGATCACGTCCAGTGCCACGGCCATCGCGGCGAACTGCTGGATCCGGCCCCCGGCGGTCGACACGCGCAGATCGGGCGCGCCTCCGCTGAGGCGGGTCTCACGGGTGGCCCTGATGAGCGGGGACAGGTAGCGGGGATGGTCGGTGAAAGCCTGGCCGCACAAGACCACCGAGTCCGGTCGCGTGATGGACGAGATCAGCCCGACGAGCCGGCCCAGGACGGTCGCACGCTCGACGAGGATGGCCTCGGCGACCGTGTCGTGGCGGGCCCGCGCGGCCAGTTCCGGAACCGAACCCACGCCGATTCCGTGGAGCGCCGCGGCCCGGACGAGGCCGGAGTCGCCCACGACGTCGAGCAGACCCGCGCCACGGTCGTCGAGCAGGTCGACCCCGCCCGCCGGCAGGTGTGCGAGCTCGGCGGAGCCCGCCCGCGGCCGGTGCACGGCGCCGTCGATCACCAGGGCCGAGCCCAGGTGCTCACGGGCGTAGACGACCAGCGTCGTGCCCTCGTGGGTCTCGTGGCCCACCAGCAGTTCGGCCGCGGCCATGGCCTCCACGTGTGGGGCTACGGAGAACGGGACCCCGATCCGGTCGGCGAAGAGCTCGGCGACGGGGACGTCGACCCAGCCCAGGAGTTCGTGGTCGATCCGTCCCGGGCCGGTCAACCGGGCGGCGGTCGCGATGCCGCCCCAGACCAGCGGGCGGTCCCGGTGGCCGTCGAGTAGACGGAACGCGACCGCGGACAGCTCGTCGGCGATCTGTTCCGGGTCGCGGCCGGGCGTGGGGATCGCGTGTTCGGCGAGGATGCGGCAGGCCAGGTCGCAGATCGCCACGACGCTGCGGTGGAGGCCGATGTGTACCGCCACGGCCACCGGTCCCGTGGGGTCGACATCCACGGGGATGCTCGGCCGGCCGACGGATCCGTCGTGCATGAGCTCGGGTCGCTCCCGGATGACGCCGGCGGCGGACAGGGCCGCGGTCGCCCGTCCGACGGTCGCCACCGACAGGCCGGTCGTGGCTGCGATCTCCGGGCGGGAGACGGGTCCGTGGAAGCGGATCGCCCGCAGGACGCGCGCCGAACTGGCGTCGGAGAGGCGCAGGTCAGCGGCGGGGGAGTGGGTCGTCATGGCCCGAGAATAACACACAAGATAGACCGATCGGTCTACTGGTGTTTAGGGTTTCGTGCACGGTGATCGGAATGGTGGCAGCCACTACGGCGACGGTCCCACGATGAGTCGGTCCGAACCGAGCCCCGACCCCGAGGAGTCATCCGTGGCCACCGACCAGCCCGTCACCTCCACCCCCCACGAGGAACCGACCGGGGACCTGCGCTTCCACTGGTTCCTGCCCACCTACGGCGATTCGCGGAACCTCGTGGCCGGCGGGCACGGCACCTTCATGGCGGGGGACAGGCCGGCGACCCTGCCCTACCTGCGGCAGATCGTGGCCGCGGCCGAGTACAACGGGTTCGAATCCCTGCTCACACCGACCGGCGCGTGGTGCGAGGACGCCCTCATCACCTGCGCGCTCCTGGCCGAGTCCAGCGAGCGCATCAAGTTCCTCGTCGCCCTGCGCCCGGGGCTGATGAGCCCCACGCTCGCAGCGCAGATGGCCGGCACCTTCCAGTGGCAGACCCACGGCCGGCTGCTGCTCAACGTGGTCACCGGTGGTGAGTCCCGTGAGCAACGCGCGTATGGGGACTTCCTCGACAAGGAGGGGCGCTACGCCCGGGCGGACGAGTTCCTCGAGGTGGTGCGCCGGCTGTGGTCGCAGTCGGAGCCCCTGACCTTCCGTGGCGACCACCTCGCCGTCGTCGACTCCGTTCTGGCGCGGCGACCCGATCCCGCGCCGCCGATCTTCTTCGGCGGCTCCTCCGCCGCCGGGATCCGTGTCGCCGCACGCCATGCGGACACCTATCTGACCTGGGGCGAACCGCTCGCCGCGGTCGCGGAGAAGCTCGACCGCGTCCGCTCCGCCGCCCGGGGGATCGGCCGCACCCTCGATTACGGGATCCGCCTCCACGTCATCTCCCGCGACACCTCGGAGCAGGCGTGGGCGGAGGCCGAGCGGCTCCTGCGTGGGGTGGACCCCGCGGACGTGGAGCGCGTCCAGGCGTCACTCCGCGCGAGTGAGTCGGAGGGGCAACGGCGGATGCTCGAGCTCCACGGTGGGCGCACGGACGCACTGGAGATCGCGCCCAACCTGTGGGCCGGGGTCGGGCTCGTCCGCGGGGGCGCGGGGACGGCGCTCGTCGGATCGCACGAGGAGGTGGCCGACCGCATCGCCGAGTACGCGCGGCTGGGGCTGACCCACTTCGTCCTGTCCGGGTATCCGCACCTGGAGGAGACCTTCACCTTCGGTGAGGGCGTCCTGCCGGTGCTCGAGCGTCGTGGCCTGTGGACGTCCGGGGCCGCCGCGCACCCCGCCCCGTCGGTGCCGTTCGCGGGCCCCACCCCGTCCTCCGCCCAGCCCACCGCCCAGCCCACCGCCCCAGCCAGGGAACCCGCCTCCGTCGGCGGCTGACCCACCCGAGGAGCTGCCGCAATGACCACCTTCGTGCCCCCGTCCACGCCATCGTCCCCGCCGAGCGCGGGGGCCCGGGCCCGGGGCGGGGCGCCCGGCCCCGAGGTCGCGACCGCCGCGACCGCCGCGACCGTCGCGACCGCCGCGACCACCGAACCCGCCGCGCGGGGAGGGGGGAGACGAGGACGACGACGAGCCCGGGGCGGCCTCTGGTGGCTGCGCTGGCTCAGTCCGGTCGCGCTGATCGCACTCTGGCAGATCGCCGGCGCCACGGGGATCCTGCCGGAGCGGATCCTGCCCGCCCCACAACTCATCGCCGAATCGGCGCTGGAGCTCATCGCCTCGGGTGAACTCGCGGACGCCCTCGCGATCTCGGGGCTGCGCGTGCTCCAGGGGTTCACCCTCGGGGCGGTCGCGGGGCTCGTGCTGGGGGTCGTCGTGGGGACGTCGCGGTACGCGGACGCCATCCTCGACCCGCCGCTGCAGATGCTCCGCGCCCTGCCCCACCTCGGCCTGATCCCGCTGTTCATCCTCTGGTTCGGTATCGGTGAGGCGCCCAAGGTCCTGCTCATCGCGTTGGGCGTGGTGTTCCCGATCTACCTCAACACGGCGTCGGGTCTGCGGCAGATCGACCCGAAGCTCCGCGACATGGCGACGGTGTTCGGGTTCTCCCGCCGCCAACGCCTGACCGAGGTGATCCTGCCGTCCATCGCGCCGCAGGTGCTCGTGGGCGTCCGGCAGTCGCTGGCGATCGCCTGGCTCACGCTCATCGTCGCCGAGCAGCTCAACGCGACGACCGGGCTGGGCTACCTCATCATGAACGCCCGGGACTACTTCCGGATCGACGTGATCATCGTCGGCCTCGTCGTCTACGCGCTGCTCGGCATCCTCACGGATGCACTGGTGCGGGTCGCCGAGACCCGCGCCCTGCGCCACTACCGCTGACCCTCCCGCTGCCCCGCCCATCCATCACAGGAGTCACCTCATGACCACGTCCCACGCCCCCGCGGGCGCACTGCGGGGCGCCACCCGTCGGTTCGGCGAGACCA from Dietzia sp. B32 includes:
- the lysS gene encoding lysine--tRNA ligase — its product is MTDSTPAAPGAATGEPADDTPEQLRIRRDKRQRILDSGEQAYPVQVPRTHGLAEITSDPRFAALEPGEETDVEVSVAGRVLFVRNTGKLCFVRLQDGLDPSADLSAPVAEGEVGPLTPQLQVMLSLAAVGQERLDAWKQDVDLGDHVSVTGRVVRSKRGELSVMADSWVLAAKSLRPLPVAHKELSEDTRVRQRYTDLIMRDAARRNAVTRIKVVRALRHALEARGFLEVETPMLQTLHGGAAARPFITHSNALDLDLYLRIAPELYLKRCVVGGIEQVFEINRNFRNEGVDSSHSPEFAMLETYQAYGDYDTSATMIREVIQEVAIAVFGSTTVTLADGSEYDLGGQWREMRMYPSLNEALRAKHPELVTGDDGEDTVTVDSTVDELTELAGRVGLEVPTGQGWLHGKLVEELWEHLCGDQLEGPVFVRDFPVETSPLTRDHRTDRGVTEKWDLYIRGFELATGYSELVDPVIQRQRFEDQARLAAAGDDEAMVLDEDFLAAMEQGMPPTTGLGMGIDRLLMALTGLGIRETILFPMVKPLPRD
- a CDS encoding DUF1801 domain-containing protein, whose protein sequence is MTGSPLPLPRLSAPATRALDSAGITDLRQLDGTPEKEVLALHGVGPSQLGVLRGALTAAGLAFSDPVSRPPATGRNDNTAFLPSGAGPREWIEGLPAGRRVDDGLRLLAMFDEVTGAAAAMWAGSIIGYGHSHYVYDSGREGDTFVVGFSPRSSATSLYGLLGGPGEEELLAGLGPHKTGKGCLYVTRLDRIDARALRDLVASAWDRREAGAGAP
- a CDS encoding L,D-transpeptidase encodes the protein MRSRPPGRARLAGLSAAALLGAAVAGSATVPTTAPTRAATSDALTTAGAEVTDEPPRPVIVDDRMVRSVARRILVEQGRSEHLTDVDLVARDVLAGGPVEVGEVDRLTRETLLGDGPGAAAAPGTPAPPRCPPTARACVDVDGKRAWMVDDGRITYGPVPVTTGKPGYETARGAHRILRHVRHDHSRVFDSPMPYSTYFTVGGMAFHQGRLDEPSHGCVHLGHHAAAHFFEQLRVGDEIVAF
- the hrpB gene encoding ATP-dependent helicase HrpB, giving the protein MNTFDLERIGRGLPFADALPALRDALATAGSAVVQAPPGTGKTTLVPPAVAVADGVAGRVIVTQPRRVAARSAARRLGELTGTDPGGPVGYSVRGDSRVGRNTRVEFVTPGVLVRRLIADPDLPGVGAVVLDEVHERDVESDLAFALLCEVRQLRDDLPVVAMSATVEAGRFARLLGGAAVGGAAVGSAAVGGAAPVVDVPAVLHPLEIRYAPPPTARLDARGVTDGFLDHVASVTADEVAASGVDALVFLPGVREIDRVVRALSARLGEAAEVLPLHGGLDASAQDRAVSGSGRRVGSGGGARPRVVVSTDLAESSLTVPGVRLVVDACLSREPRRDTARDMTGLVTVSASRDSCVQRAGRAARLGPGVAVRCLTEQEYAHLPDHRTPAIATSDLTTFALDVACWGAPRGEGLALPDPPPAGEITRAEAVLRGVGALDHAGRVTDRGRDLARVPADPRHARALLDGAGLVGATVAAEVVALLASGRRSPGGDLVADLRALRARRTPDSPAWEREVRRLERIAKGDRRAGLATGSGGHGGHGGGIALADAVGTVVALAHPDRVARRRGDQYTFASGTGAVLPPGSALGGHEWLAVAEVGRASGRAAGEAGAVIRAGAAVDREGAERAASHLLDDDETAVFHRGSVAGRRIRRLGAIELSSTPVRPSPEAAGQAVATAVRAGGLAALGPDDDAARLLRRLGFAHRELGPPWPDVSADGLADRLDDWLGPEIDALAHGSRLAGRDLGPALRRLLPWPAAGRFDELVPDRVQVPSSSSYRVDYPEAGSEDPPVLAVKLQECFGWTTSPRICDGRVPVTVHLLSPAGRPLAVTRDLAFFWREAYPGVRAEMRGRYPRHPWPEDPMSAEPTRRTNPRR